Proteins encoded together in one Chryseobacterium sp. G0201 window:
- a CDS encoding YegP family protein — protein MGKFIISKRTNGDYQFNLKAANGQIILTSQGYNSKSGCENGIESVKKNSQDDNKFERHTAKDSRCYFNLKASNGQIIGTSQMYESENGMENGIESVKNNASSASVEDQTN, from the coding sequence ATGGGAAAATTTATTATTTCTAAAAGAACAAATGGCGATTATCAGTTTAATCTAAAAGCCGCAAATGGACAAATAATCCTGACCAGTCAGGGATATAATTCCAAATCCGGATGCGAAAATGGTATTGAATCTGTAAAGAAAAACTCTCAGGACGATAACAAATTTGAAAGACATACTGCAAAAGACAGTCGATGCTATTTCAATCTAAAAGCTTCAAACGGACAGATCATCGGAACCAGCCAAATGTATGAATCCGAAAATGGCATGGAAAACGGAATTGAGTCTGTAAAGAACAATGCATCAAGTGCTTCTGTAGAAGACCAGACCAATTAA
- a CDS encoding DUF2490 domain-containing protein, which produces MKLFLSLSLLLSLTFFKAQEHISSFNALTLTYKFHPKFFMYAEGQLRSIEDYTYPDYYEIKGGLGYNLTKNHKPFVGLGRYATYKDHAINKEEFRVWLQDVIDVKKGVVKFENRFRVEKSWFHEPQTDKNSQRMRYRYRLNVSVPLNSKEVKKGTVFVNVYDEIFLVTPMKPTFARNRVYAGGGYQIDNNFGIAAGYLWQREFNASSNQNFHFVYLALNINIDGTNHPVKTFDYPGAD; this is translated from the coding sequence ATGAAACTCTTTTTAAGTCTCAGTTTACTTTTAAGTCTAACATTTTTTAAAGCTCAAGAACATATTTCAAGCTTCAACGCGTTGACCCTGACTTATAAATTTCATCCAAAATTTTTCATGTATGCGGAAGGTCAATTAAGAAGTATTGAAGATTATACGTATCCTGATTATTATGAAATAAAAGGAGGATTGGGCTATAATCTTACCAAAAATCACAAACCTTTTGTTGGTTTAGGGCGATACGCAACTTATAAAGATCACGCGATCAACAAAGAAGAGTTCAGAGTTTGGTTACAGGATGTGATTGACGTTAAAAAAGGTGTTGTAAAGTTTGAAAACCGTTTTCGTGTTGAAAAATCATGGTTTCACGAACCTCAAACAGATAAAAATTCCCAGAGAATGCGTTACCGTTACCGTTTGAACGTAAGTGTCCCTTTAAACTCAAAAGAGGTGAAAAAAGGAACGGTTTTCGTGAATGTTTATGATGAAATTTTCCTTGTAACACCTATGAAACCTACTTTTGCAAGAAACAGAGTTTATGCGGGAGGTGGTTATCAGATTGACAATAATTTCGGAATTGCAGCGGGATATCTTTGGCAAAGAGAATTTAATGCATCCTCAAACCAAAATTTTCATTTCGTTTATCTTGCATTAAACATCAATATCGACGGAACAAACCATCCTGTGAAAACGTTTGATTATCCGGGAGCGGATTAA
- a CDS encoding phosphohydrolase, producing MTKDELLHRAIKIADKAHKGQTDKYHAPYIAHVMRVMEYGKTMDEKIVGVLHDVVEDHPVEFSLDYLRGEGFPEYIIFAISCLTKFDPDEEYDDFVRRTERSPLAVAVKLNDLRDNMDLRRVNRELLPKDIKRFNKYLKAYHYLIDKY from the coding sequence ATGACAAAAGACGAACTGCTTCACAGAGCAATAAAAATAGCTGATAAAGCACATAAAGGGCAAACAGACAAATATCATGCTCCATACATTGCTCACGTTATGCGAGTGATGGAATATGGTAAAACAATGGATGAAAAGATAGTAGGCGTACTTCACGACGTTGTAGAAGATCATCCTGTAGAATTCAGTCTGGATTATTTAAGAGGTGAAGGTTTCCCCGAGTACATTATTTTTGCAATCAGCTGTCTCACAAAATTCGATCCTGATGAAGAATATGACGATTTTGTAAGAAGAACAGAAAGATCTCCTTTGGCTGTAGCCGTAAAACTTAACGATCTTCGTGACAATATGGATCTTCGAAGAGTAAACCGCGAACTTCTTCCTAAGGATATCAAAAGATTTAATAAATATTTAAAAGCTTATCATTATTTAATTGATAAATATTAG